The proteins below come from a single Hippocampus zosterae strain Florida chromosome 5, ASM2543408v3, whole genome shotgun sequence genomic window:
- the LOC127601192 gene encoding LOW QUALITY PROTEIN: 60S ribosomal protein L24-like (The sequence of the model RefSeq protein was modified relative to this genomic sequence to represent the inferred CDS: inserted 2 bases in 2 codons; deleted 1 base in 1 codon) has translation MCSFSEWKCYPGXGLRYIAKDGRTFFYGTRKAYRLGLRKVKAQRITWTTAXRRLNHKLKASELKNRKKKRAEKKERPIEGISLEEIKKTKNLKDSEKKAIAEQAVRELQERRKKEAEKKKNERKAEAGKNKAARKDEDKRKKADDKGKGGKGAAPRESADEHPHPIAGLVPQLGPGLPGNLLLS, from the exons ATGTGCTCCTTCTCGGAGTGGAAGTGCTATCCGG AAGGCCTGCGCTACATCGCTAAGGATGGCCGCACCTTCTTCTACGGCACGAGGAAGGCCTACCGCCTCGGGCTGCGGAAGGTCAAGGCCCAAAGGATCACCTGGACCACTG TGCGCAGACTGAACCACAAACTCAAGGCCTCCGAGCTCAAGAACCGGAAGAAGAAGAGGGCCGAAAAGAAGGAGCGGCCCATCGAG GGCATTTCCCTCGAGGAGATCAAGAAGACCAAGAACCTCAAGGACTCAGAGAAAAAGGCCATCGCGGAGCAGGCGGTCCGAGAGCTGCAGGAGCGCCGCAAGAAGGAGgccgagaagaagaagaacgagAGGAAGGCCGAGGCCGGTAAGAACAAGGCTGCCAGGAAGGACGAGGACAAGCGCAAGAAGGCCGACGACAAGGGCAAGGGCGGCAAAGGCGCTGCCCCAAGGGAAAGCGCAGATGAACATCCCCATCCCATAGCA GGTCTGGTCCCGCAGCTAGGTCCAGGCCTTCCTGGCAACCTGCTGCTCAGCTGA
- the LOC127601193 gene encoding LOW QUALITY PROTEIN: cathepsin L 2-like (The sequence of the model RefSeq protein was modified relative to this genomic sequence to represent the inferred CDS: deleted 2 bases in 1 codon): MKSILAIIGSVALATYFVLHNKTSSGLYESWKVQHGVEFLGEEDSFRRAIFEENMRVITEHNAKADATYKMGVNQFSAMTSDEFVSTYLGYIEKEDKLLGISEDFEYDADIDWTDKGVLTDIKDQGRCGSCWAFSATGALEAMAKAKTGELPSLSEQQLVDCSRSYGNMGCNGGLMDSAFKYTRDHGITTESAYPYTAKDGSCKSFTSAFKNAGFTDVRGCSNLYTALAGRPVSVAVDATNWSRYSSGVFNNCGTRLNHGVLLVGATDQFWTIKNSWSTSSGWGERGFIRISRGNTCGLCNQPSYPN; this comes from the exons ATGAAGTCAATCTTGGCCATAATCGGCAGCGTGGCGCTCGCCACCTACTTTGTGCTGCACAACAAGACCTCCTCGGGCCTGTATGAGTCCTGGAAGGTCCAGCACGGCGTTGAGTTCCTGGGCGAGGAGGACTCCTTCCGGAGGGCCATCTTCGAGGAAAACATGCGGGTGATTACCGAGCACAACGCCAAGGCTGACGCCACCTACAAGATGGGCGTCAACCAGTTCTCCGCCATGACCTCGGACGAGTTCGTGAGCACCTACCTTGGATACATCGAGAAGGAAGACAAACTGCTCGGAATCAGTGAGGACTTCGAGTACGACGCTGACATTGACTGGACCGACAAGGGCGTCCTCACCGACATCAAGGACCAGGGCCGCTGCGGCTCCTGCTGGGCTTTCTCCGCCACCGGCGCCCTCGAGGCCATGGCTAAGGCCAAGACTGGTGAGCTGCCCTCGCTGTCTGAACAGCAGTTGGTGGACTGCTCGCGGTCGTACGGGAACATGGGCTGCAACGGCGGGCTGATGGACAGCGCCTTCAAGTACACCCGGGACCACGGCATCACCACCGAATCCGCTTACCCTTACACGGCCAAGGACGGCTCCTGCAAGTCCTTCACCAGTGCCTTCAAGAACGCCGGGTTCACCGACGTGCGGGGCTGCTCCAACTTGTACACTGCGCTGGCCGGCCGCCCGGTCTCGGTCGCTGTGGACGCCACCAACTGGTCTCGCTACAGCTCCGGCGTGTTCAACAACTGCGGCACTCGGCTGAACCACGGCGTGCTGCTGGTTGGCGCGACCGACCAGTTCTGGACTATCAAGAACTCCTGGAGCACT AGCAGCGGATGGGGCGAGAGGGGCTTCATCCGGATCTCCCGGGGCAACACCTGCGGCCTGTGCAACCAGCCCTCCTACCCCAATTGA
- the LOC127601194 gene encoding LOW QUALITY PROTEIN: casein kinase I-like (The sequence of the model RefSeq protein was modified relative to this genomic sequence to represent the inferred CDS: substituted 3 bases at 3 genomic stop codons), translating into MEIKIVSGKYRIIKRLGSGSFGEIYYGQTAKGQDVAIKLENAMAKVPQLMNEARIYKHLHSEATLXDKGIPQLFHAGLEGEFNLMVLELMGKTLDERLEEHKAFSLPTTLLLAHQLLRRVEFIHEKGIVHQDLKPENFAMGLGKKACRVYIFDFGLAKKYRHGGKHIPYREGHSLCGTARYASINNHLGVXQTRRDDIESLIYVFVHFLRGRLPWQGLKADSAEKKYXLIKERKQASPEELCKGLPRVLGQWLKQARLMRFDEAPGYGGMKGELDELMRECKVGKDAPFDWEK; encoded by the coding sequence ATGGAGATTAAAATCGTGAGCGGGAAGTACCGAATCATAAAACGCCTGGGGAGCGGGTCCTTCGGGGAGATCTATTACGGGCAGACTGCCAAGGGGCAGGACGTCGCCATCAAGCTCGAGAACGCCATGGCCAAAGTGCCCCAGCTCATGAACGAGGCCCGCATTTACAAGCACCTCCATAGCGAGGCAACCCTTTAGGACAAAGGCATCCCCCAGCTCTTCCACGCTGGGCTGGAGGGCGAGTTCAACCTCATGGTGCTGGAGCTCATGGGTAAGACCCTCGACGAGCGTTTGGAAGAACACAAGGCCTTCAGCCTGCCGACGACGCTGCTGCTGGCCCATCAGCTGCTGCGCAGGGTCGAGTTCATCCACGAGAAGGGCATCGTGCACCAGGACCTCAAGCCCGAGAATTTCGCGATGGGGCTCGGCAAGAAGGCCTGTCGAGTGTACATCTTCGATTTCGGGCTGGCCAAGAAATACCGGCATGGCGGGAAGCACATCCCCTACCGCGAGGGGCACAGCCTCTGCGGGACTGCGCGCTACGCCTCGATCAACAACCACCTGGGCGTCTAACAGACCCGCCGCGACGACATCGAGTCTCTTATCTATGTGTTCGTTCACTTCCTGCGGGGCAGGCTGCCCTGGCAAGGGCTCAAGGCCGACTCTGCTGAGAAGAAGTACTAGCTGATCAAGGAGCGCAAGCAGGCCAGCCCGGAAGAGCTGTGCAAGGGACTGCCGCGGGTCTTGGGACAGTGGCTCAAGCAGGCGCGGCTGATGCGGTTCGACGAGGCCCCCGGCTACGGTGGGATGAAGGGCGAGCTGGACGAACTAATGCGGGAGTGCAAGGTGGGGAAGGACGCCCCCTTCGACTGGGAGAAGTGA
- the LOC127601195 gene encoding 60S ribosomal protein L8-like, translating into MGKVIRPQRKGKKSGAFKVYKHRRIAPPKYRTLDYSEREGYTQGVVKSILHESGRGAPLAKVQFKSQIRYQQDNQYFIATEGVYTGQKIYCGDKASIAVGNVLPINKIPEGTTICNIEARVGDRGCLSRCSGTYCTIIGHSDDGAKTRVRLPSGVRKNLPGQCRATIGVIAGGGRNEKPILKAGVLFHKHHKKRNNFPKVRGVTMNPVDHPHGGGNQQHMGKPGTCSRQAPPGQKCGLIAARRTGLIRGGQKNVKDAK; encoded by the coding sequence ATGGGCAAAGTCATCCGGCCGCAGAGGAAGGGCAAGAAAAGCGGGGCCTTCAAGGTGTACAAGCACCGAAGGATCGCGCCTCCCAAGTACCGCACCCTGGACTACTCCGAGCGCGAGGGCTATACCCAGGGCGTGGTCAAGTCGATTCTGCACGAGTCCGGGCGAGGCGCCCCTCTGGCTAAGGTGCAGTTCAAGAGCCAGATCCGGTACCAACAGGACAACCAGTACTTCATCGCCACCGAGGGGGTCTACACCGGCCAGAAAATTTACTGCGGGGACAAGGCGTCCATCGCCGTGGGCAACGTACTGCCCATCAACAAGATCCCTGAGGGGACCACCATCTGCAACATCGAGGCCCGCGTTGGCGACCGCGGCTGCCTCTCCCGCTGCTCGGGCACCTACTGCACCATCATCGGCCACTCGGATGATGGCGCCAAGACGAGGGTCCGTCTGCCCTCTGGCGTGCGCAAGAACCTCCCTGGACAGTGCAGGGCCACGATTGGCGTTATCGCCGGGGGCGGGCGCAACGAGAAGCCCATCCTCAAGGCGGGCGTGCTGTTCCACAAGCACCACAAGAAGCGGAACAATTTCCCGAAGGTGCGGGGCGTGACGATGAACCCAGTCGACCACCCTCACGGAGGTGGCAACCAGCAGCACATGGGCAAGCCAGGCACCTGCTCGCGGCAGGCCCCGCCCGGACAGAAATGCGGGCTCATCGCGGCCCGGCGGACCGGCCTCATCCGGGGCGGGCAGAAGAATGTCAAGGACGCAAAATGA
- the LOC127601196 gene encoding uncharacterized protein LOC127601196, producing the protein MFGGGKPKGPQKGKPKLIKLEVTLEEVYEGCTKTVTHRRMKLCDTCEGKGGKDRKDCGSCKGARYIDRVVQMGPGMYTQTRGPCPTCKAQGFIMDPKDICKACRGKMVLEQEKQLDVAIEQGCPNEKDYIFTGESDELPGMLAADLYVRVFIKPHPYITRKGADLFMQKKISLLEALTGVAFEFKHLDGKKIQVSSFKGETIAPNSLKCIKRLGMPLYKNVMANGNFYVQFEVEFPKTVGKEQRQQIDLIFPAEPGQATFDVSKDDVHMLEEVDERELHRNNNDNQEDDEGEQVPHGTKVQCAVQ; encoded by the coding sequence ATGTTCGGGGGCGGCAAGCCCAAGGGCCCGCAGAAGGGCAAGCCCAAGCTCATCAAGCTTGAAGTGACCTTGGAAGAGGTGTACGAGGGCTGCACCAAAACGGTCACGCACCGGCGGATGAAGCTGTGCGACACCTGCGAGGGCAAGGGGGGCAAGGACCGCAAGGACTGCGGGTCGTGCAAGGGGGCTCGCTACATCGACCGGGTGGTGCAGATGGGCCCCGGGATGTACACCCAGACGCGAGGGCCTTGTCCTACCTGCAAGGCGCAGGGCTTCATCATGGACCCCAAGGACATCTGCAAGGCTTGCAGGGGCAAGATGGTCCTCGAGCAGGAGAAGCAGCTGGACGTGGCGATCGAGCAGGGCTGTCCCAACGAGAAGGACTACATCTTCACTGGCGAGAGCGACGAGCTACCGGGCATGCTGGCTGCTGACCTCTACGTCCGCGTGTTCATCAAGCCCCACCCCTACATCACTCGCAAGGGCGCAGACCTGTTCATGCAGAAGAAGATCTCCCTGCTGGAGGCGCTGACCGGCGTGGCCTTCGAGTTCAAGCACCTGGACGGGAAGAAGATCCAGGTGTCTTCCTTCAAGGGGGAGACGATCGCCCCGAACTCGCTCAAGTGCATCAAGCGGCTCGGCATGCCCCTCTACAAAAACGTGATGGCGAACGGCAACTTCTATGTCCAGTTCGAGGTGGAGTTCCCTAAGACCGTCGGCAAGGAGCAGCGACAGCAGATCGACTTGATCTTCCCCGCGGAGCCGGGGCAGGCCACCTTCGACGTGTCGAAGGACGACGTGCACATGCTGGAAGAGGTGGACGAGCGGGAGCTACACCGGAACAACAACGACAACCAGGAGGATGACGAGGGCGAGCAGGTCCCGCACGGGACGAAGGTGCAGTGCGCTGTGCAGTGA
- the LOC127601197 gene encoding glucokinase-like gives MQRGVYVGTRLFLEKCDTLLSLIGHTDNQPGELIILCADVGGTNIRLRLNEVFREEGVVKHARLCEQVTKTLDCARLEDAFIGFLKTAPRRVRVGAVALAGPIKDGAILMSNAQKWGLLQEEEFAKKIGLERVKFLNDFEAISYGVEKLEPEDVHSVNGLPPTDDVKAVLGPGTGLGCSILISEHSTSGMRSRVLPCEFGHVDPLLSSSEDLEIMKFIEQESGQAVVLERSFCGPAIPYIFKFYPKSPEAQEQSYEIISKGVAKQDEACERAVAFIWEVYMRVIITFTMLLLPKGGIYLVGSLTNSLIPYIKEHVDQLKARMLWLPDLGLKGARVIAQRIVEEMQVL, from the exons ATGCAGAGAGGAGTGTACGTGGGGACACGGCTGTTCCTGGAGAAGTGCGACACGCTGCTGTCGCTGATCGGACACACGGACAACCAGCCGGGCGAACTC ATCATCCTCTGTGCGGATGTGGGCGGCACCAATATACGGCTGCGGCTCAACGAGGTCTTCAGGGAGGAGGGGGTCGTCAAGCATGCCCGCCTCTGCGAGCAGGTCACCAAGACTCTTGACTGTGCTCGGCTCGAGGACGCGTTCATCGGCTTCCTGAAGACTGCTCCGCGGAGGGTGCGGGTGGGGGCGGTGGCGCTGGCAGGTCCGATCAAGGACGGCGCGATTCTGATGTCGAACGCCCAGAAGTGGGGTCTCCTCCAGGAAGAAGAATTTGCAAAAAAGATCGGGTTAGAAAGGGTCAAGTTTCTGAACGACTTTGAGGCTATTTCCTATGGAGTCGAGAAGCTGGAGCCCGAGGATGTGCACAGTGTCAACGGACTGCCTCCCACCGATGACGTCAAGGCCGTCTTGGGGCCCGGCACTGGCCTGGGCTGCAGCATCCTCATCAGCGAGCATTCCACGAGCGGGATGCGGAGCAGGGTGCTGCCCTGCGAGTTCGGGCACGTGGACCCCCTGCTGAGCAGCTCCGAAGACCTCGAGATAATGAAATTCATCGAGCAGGAGTCCGGTCAGGCAGTGGTGCTAGAAAGGTCATTCTGCGGGCCAGCCATCCCCTACATCTTCAAGTTCTAT CCCAAGTCCCCTGAAGCGCAGGAACAGTCCTACGAGATCATCAGCAAAGGTGTGGCGAAGCAGGACGAGGCCTGCGAGCGGGCGGTCGCCTTCATCTGGGAGGTGTACATGCGGGTCATCATCACCTTCACGATGCTGCTGCTGCCCAAGGGCGGCATCTACCTGGTCGGCTCCCTGACAAACTCGCTCATCCCCTACATCAAAGAGCACGTCGACCAGCTGAAAGCGCGCATGCTGT GGCTGCCGGACCTCGGCCTCAAGGGCGCAAGGGTTATCGCCCAGCGGATAGTCGAGGAGATGCAGGTGCTCTGA